The Thermococcus sp. M39 genome window below encodes:
- a CDS encoding polysaccharide biosynthesis-like protein produces MIDVSDEVSQALQKIARGTGIVFAGTVISMLLGFFSRAVIARYFKTSQYGVYSLALTIISIDITLATLGFQISDF; encoded by the coding sequence GTGATTGATGTGAGTGATGAAGTAAGCCAAGCATTGCAAAAAATTGCAAGGGGAACCGGAATAGTTTTTGCCGGAACTGTCATCTCAATGCTCCTTGGATTTTTCAGCAGAGCTGTCATAGCCAGGTATTTCAAAACTTCCCAGTATGGAGTGTACTCTCTTGCATTAACTATCATAAGCATTGACATTACCCTAGCAACTTTAGGATTCCAAATTTCAGATTTTTGA
- the mfnA gene encoding tyrosine decarboxylase MfnA: MTAFPEKGMSEEEVLSELEKRLSEDLTFDSGKILGSMCTYPHPLAQKIISLYIDRNLGDPGLHVGSRKIEEETVQMLGDLLHLNKAYGNIVSGGTEANILAVRAFRNIADVENPELILPESAHFSFLKASEMLKVKLVWAELNEDYSVNVRDVESKITDNTIGIVGIAGTTGLGVVDDIPALSDLAQDYGLPLHVDAAFGGFVIPFAKALGYDLPDFDFKLKGVQSVTIDPHKMGMAPIPAGGIIFRKKKFIDAISVPAPYLAGGQIFQATITGTRPGANALAVWALLKHLGFEGYKRIVKEAMELSRWFAKQIKTLDGAYLIREPMLNIVSFGTKELEKVEEELKKRGWGISAHRGFIRIVMMPHVKKEHLERFLKDLREILKAL; this comes from the coding sequence ATGACAGCTTTTCCAGAAAAAGGAATGAGTGAAGAGGAAGTGCTCAGCGAACTTGAAAAGCGGTTAAGTGAGGATTTAACTTTTGATTCGGGTAAAATTCTTGGATCAATGTGCACCTATCCACATCCCCTTGCTCAAAAGATAATATCCCTCTATATTGATAGAAATCTTGGAGATCCCGGACTACACGTTGGAAGCAGAAAAATTGAGGAAGAAACTGTGCAGATGCTCGGGGATTTGCTGCACCTAAACAAAGCTTACGGAAACATAGTCTCTGGAGGGACAGAGGCAAACATCTTAGCAGTGAGAGCATTTCGTAATATAGCTGATGTTGAAAATCCAGAGCTGATTCTGCCAGAGAGCGCACACTTCTCATTTCTTAAAGCGAGTGAAATGTTGAAGGTCAAATTAGTTTGGGCTGAGCTGAATGAGGATTACTCCGTCAATGTTAGGGACGTTGAGAGTAAAATTACAGATAACACAATAGGAATTGTAGGCATAGCAGGGACAACTGGTCTGGGAGTTGTAGATGACATTCCAGCTCTTTCAGATTTAGCTCAAGATTACGGACTTCCTCTTCACGTTGACGCCGCATTTGGAGGCTTTGTAATACCATTTGCCAAAGCTTTAGGTTATGATCTGCCGGATTTTGACTTTAAGCTCAAAGGAGTGCAGAGCGTAACAATTGACCCTCACAAAATGGGCATGGCGCCAATTCCCGCTGGAGGAATAATCTTCAGAAAAAAGAAGTTCATCGATGCAATAAGCGTTCCCGCTCCATACTTAGCGGGAGGACAGATATTCCAAGCGACAATAACCGGAACAAGACCGGGAGCAAATGCTCTGGCAGTATGGGCTCTCCTAAAACACTTGGGCTTTGAAGGATACAAGAGGATTGTAAAAGAAGCAATGGAGCTTTCGAGATGGTTTGCTAAGCAGATAAAGACGTTGGACGGAGCGTATTTAATAAGGGAGCCGATGCTTAACATCGTGTCCTTCGGAACTAAAGAGCTAGAAAAAGTCGAAGAGGAACTTAAAAAGAGAGGTTGGGGAATCAGTGCCCACAGAGGTTTCATCAGGATTGTCATGATGCCCCATGTTAAAAAAGAGCACTTAGAGAGGTTTTTAAAAGATTTAAGAGAAATCTTAAAAGCCCTCTGA